The genomic region GCGGGGCCTGGCGGTGCGGGCGATCGTGCGGCCCGGCTCCGTGCTGCCAGCGGCCCTGGCCGAAGCAGAGCAGCAAGGGCGGCTCGATGTGCGGCGACTGGATCTCAGTGCCACCGAGGCCTTGCATGCCGCCCTGAGCGGCTGTGACTCCCTGGTGATCGCCACTGGCGCCAGGCCATCAGTGGATCTGGCCGGCCCCCTCAAGGTGGATGCCTTCGGAGTGCGCGACCAGATCCGCGCCTGCCAGGCGGTGGGCCTGAAGCGGGTGGTGCTGGTGAGTTCGCTCTGCGCCGGTCGCTGGCAGCACCCCCTCAACCTGTTTGGCTTGATCCTGGTGTGGAAACGCCTGGGCGAGCGCTGGCTTGAAGAAAGCGGACTCGACTGGACCGTGGTGCGCCCTGGCGGCCTCAGCGAGGACGACAGCCGCAGCGAAAGGGAGGGGGTGGTTTACTCCGGCCCCAACCAGCAGGAGAGCAGCAGCCTGCCCCGCCGCCTGGTGGCCCGGGTGTGCCTAGAGGCCCTGGAAACCCCCGCCGCCAGCGGTCGGATCATCGAAATCACCAGCAGTCCCACCCAGCAGCCCCAAGCCCTCAACCAGTGGCTGGAGTCAGCGATCCCGGCTCCCGGCTGAAGCTGGGCAGCTCCGGGGTCCCACCCCGGCCGTAGGCCAGCCAGCGGAAATCCCCCAGGGCCACGGGATCCACCAGCCGCAGCAGGACCTCGCGTCGGGCCAACACGGTGGCCAGGGCAGCCGGGGCTTCCTGCTGCAGGCCGTGCAGGCGCTCCGCTAGGCCGAGGGCCAACAGGGCCTGACCCTGGCGGCACTGGCCTAGGGGCTGCCAGCCACTGGCGGCGGCTGCGGCATCGACGCTCTCGATACATAGGTGGGCGGTGAGATCCCAGGCGCCTGGCTCCAGCAGCGGATCGCCGCTGGCCTGCTGGCCCCGGTAGGCCATCAAGGTGCCGCCAGAGCGCTGGGGGGCGTAGTAGCGCCAGGCCTCTAAGGCGTAGTCGATCACCAGCAGCTGGCCCTCGGCCACGGCTGCAGCGCACTCGCCAAGCCAGGGGGCCAGGCCAGGGTGCAGCTCGCTGCACCAGCCGGGCGGGCGCTGGGGCGAGGGGGGCAGGAGTCCGAGGGGCTCGAGTTGGGCGGCCGCTGCCGGCTCCAAGGGCGCGCCGGGCTCCAGCCGCAGCGAGGGCTCCGCCTCAGGGCCCTCGTGCAGCGCCACCATTTGCTGGCGCCAGAGCGCCCCGTCCCACTCGATCCGCTCCACCGCCAGGGCATCGAGCACCTCATGGGCGAGCACCACACCGCGCAGCGGTGAGGCCGCCAGGTCCGCGAAGCTGGCCCAGCGACAGGGCAAGGGGCAGTCCTGCAGCAGGGCTCGCTGACGGGCCGCCATGCCCTCGTTGGGCTCCACCAATACAAGCCCCAGGCGCTGGGCCAGCTGGGGCCAACCCACCACCAGTTCCTCGGCCAGCTGCAGGGCCAAGCTGCCCTCGCCTGGCCCGGCCTCAACCAGGGCCAGGGGGCCGGGAGCGGCCGCCAGGGCAATGAGCCACTCGGCCAGCTGGGGTGCCAGCAGGGCGGCGAAATCTGGCCCCAGGGAGGGGGCGGTGGCGAAATCCCCCGCCGGGCCGATGCGCAGCCGGCCAGCCCCATAGGCGCCGTGCAACGGATCGTGCAACACCCATTCCACGTAGGTGCGGAAGGGCACCGCCCCGCCGGCGGCCTCGAAGCGCTGCAGCAGCCAGGGGGGCAAGCTCACGTTCAGACGCCTGCTCAGGGAGAATGCATCTTCGCTGAGGCTGGTGAATGGGTCGCGCTTGGAACGCCGTGCTGCCTGCGCTGGTGTCGCTGTTGCTGGTGTTGGCCTGCTGGCTGGGTGTGGGCATCGCTCCGGCCCAGGCCTACGACAACCCCGACCTCCTACCCGACCACCCCACCCCGGTGATCGACCTGGCCAAGGCCCTAACCGATGGTCAGCGCATCAGCCTGGAAGAAAATCTCACCCGCTTCGAGGCCGATACCGGCTGGAAACTGCGGGTGCTCACCCAGTACGACCGCACCCCAGGCCAGGCGGTGAAGGACTTCTGGAACCTGGACGAACGCAGCCTGCTGCTGGTGGCCGATGAGCGCGGCGGCAACCTGCTCAACTTCAACGTGGGCGATGCCCTGTTTGCCTTGATGCCCCGCACCTACTGGGTGGAGCTACAGACCCGCTTCGGCAACCAGTACTACGTGCGCGACAACGGCCAGGACGCCGCCATTGTCGATGCCCTTGCAGCGGTGGAAATTTGTTTGGAGCGGGGTGGTTGCCAGGTGGTGCCGGGCCTGCCGCGCGAGCAGTGGCTGCTCACCCTCTCAACTTCCGTGCTCGGCGGCCTGGTGGCGGGCTTCGCTTCCTATCCGCGCAAAGAGGGTCGCAAGGTGGAGTGGGCCTGGGTGCTGCTGCTCTCACCTTTGTGGCTGATCCTATTTGGCGCCCTAGGGCTGGGCCCAATCCTGACCCGCACCAACGACCTGCTGCCGGTTGCCCGCAACACCCTGGCCTTCCTCGGCGCAGCTCTCGGCGCTTACCTAGTCGCCGGAGCCACCGTGGGTAAGGCCAGGCTCAAAGATGCCGACCAAGGGTAAGAAATTCAGCCGGGATTTTGGCTGCGGCTGCGCGGTCCCAGCTTTTCAAGCGCCTCGAGCTGACAGCGCAGGGAGCCAGCCGGCGCACAGGCGGGCTTGGTTTCAATTTTGGCTGTGACCAGGGACTGCTGATCGCGCAGACGGCTGAGGTTGTCGTCGTAAAAGCGCTTGAGGTCGTGGAAGCGCTTCACCGGCTGGCCGTAGAAGCTGCGGCCGGCGAGGGTGGGGAAGCTGGCCCACTCGGGGGCCAATTTGGCCGCCAGCAGCGGCGAGAACACGCCTTGATCAGCCAGGGCTAGGGCACCACGACGCTGGATTAGGTAGATGGCGCCCTGGTCTTGGACCTGGGGGCCAAAGGCCGCGATTCCCAAGGAGCGCGAAACCATGTTCCAGGTGAAGGGCATGAACTGGTAAGCACCCGCCGCGGCACTGGCATAGCGGGCAGTGCGAACCACCCGGTCGGGATGGCGCTCCAGGGAGGGCATCAGGCCGCCACCAAACATGATCCGGTAGCCGATGTCGTCGCCATCGGCCCAGGTGCCTTCGGCGTAGCGAATGGTGTTGAGCAGGGCGCGGCGCTCAGCCGTGATCGCAAAGATCCGTACCGGCGGTGGGGGCAGGGCCATAGCCGTGGGGAAGCTGGGCTGAGAGGCCCCAGAAGCTTGGAGCAACTCGGATGATTGGAGCAACTCAGAGGCCTGGGCTACCGGAGCAGCCAGGGAGAGGGTGCCGAGGCCTACGGCCAAGGCCAGGGCGGATCGAAAACAGATGCTGGGCAAGGTCATACCGGAGCGGATCAAACGGCAGACCGCCTGCAGGCGGCCAAATCTGAAATGCGAAGAAAAGATTTGTTCGTGCCAATTTGCCTATCAATCCACCCAGACACGATGGAGTTAGTGCCAATCACACAAGTGTCTACCGGTGTCAACAACTACAGCAAACAGTTCAGATCACTGTGACCCAGGTAATTTGCGCCTGATTTTTGACTAAAACGAACGGCCCGCTACAAAAGCTGCCAGCGCCTCGGCCGCCTGGGCCGCGCCATCGCTAGCCAATGGCTCACTAGTGGGGGGCTGCAAGGGCTGGTCGAGCTGCCAAGCCCCCTGGCAGGCCTGCTCCTGGCTGAGCAGCCGATGCCAGCCGTGGCGCACCAAAGCCGCCTCAAGCACGGGCGCTTCGGCAAAACCTTCGCGATGCACCAAATGCACCCCCACTCCGGCGCTCAAGGCCTCGCAAAAGGAGCTGTATCCGGGCTTGGTGATCAGGCGGGCGCAGTGCCCCAAAACCTCCAGCGGCCGCACCCCGGCAGGCAGCAGGCGGCAGTTGGCTGCTGTAGCCAAACGGGGATCGGGACTAACAAACACGTGATCGGGCCAGAGCTGCAGCAACTGCGGATCCAAGTCGTAGCCCAGCCCCCCAAAACTCACCAGCACACAGCGTTCACGCTCGTCCGGCAACTGCAGCTGCCTGGCCAGGCTGCCCGGCTCAAGCCGGGGGCTGCCGGCGGTGAGCCCAATCGCCAGCTCGGGAATTCCCCAGTCGATCGGCATCGCCAGGGGGCAGCGCAGCAGCAGGTCGCCCTGGCGGTAGGCCGCCAGGCAGCGAGCGGCCCAGGGGCTGAAAGCGCCACCCATCGCCCCGTAGATGGCCTCCCAGCCAAAGCTGGCCAGCCAGATCAGAGGCGCCCCCAGGCCTCGAGCCAAGGCCGCCGCCGCTGGAGGCACGTCTGCAAGCACAAGCAGCGGCATCGCTTGGGCGGCCAGCCAGGCCTGCTCAGCCGCCAGCTGGGCGGGCAGCTCAGCTTCCAAGGCCGATAAGGCAGCCAGGGTTGCCCCAGCGTCGGCCCCTAGGGCATCGGCCTGCACCACGCCTACATCCCAACGACAGGGTCGGTGTTCAAAGGGCACGGGCCCCAGGGCGGAGCGCAGAAAGGCCTCAGGTAGGGCCGTGGATAACACCAAACGCCAGTGGGGCCGCAGCCCGTGCAGGGCGGTTAAAACTGAGGCGGTGCGGGAGCCATGGCCAAAACCATGGGCACTGACGCAGGCATAAATCAGCACGGCGTCAGTTCGGGAGCTGGGTTGGCTGCCGGGTTGGGGGCCGTCCAGAGACGCTCTTCGTACAGCAGCTCACCACCCAGGCCAAACCAGCGGTGGCTGGCGCTCACAACCTCCTGGCCCACCAGCTCCACCCAGCTGAAATGGCGCAGGGCCTGGCCGGCGCCATCGGTGCCGTGGCGGGGAACGCAGGCGGTGTTGAGGTAAGAGGTGCCGGCCCGGTCGCGGCAGAAGCTTTGGCGATCCCCCTGGCCGCGCCTAAGGGCGTGGTGCATGTGCCCAAACACCACCAAGGGCACCGGGCGGTTGAGGCGGATCTGGCGGATGGCCAGGGCTAGGTCGAGATCACCCCAGTCGCAGGCGGGTGGCTTCCAGTCGCGGCCGCAGGGAGAGGCGGCATCGCTGCCGAGTCCGGAGGGGCCGCTATGGCTCAACAACACCAGGGGCCAGTCGGGGGGTGCGGTGGCGGCGGCGGCCGTGATCCGATCAGCCGACTCCTGCAAGCTCACCGGGCCGAAGGCAGCCTGCACCGCCCGAGAAAGCTTGAAACCGCCGCCAGCGGTAGCCGGCCGCCCCCCAACCACCGCCAGATCCGGCGGGCTCAGGGCTCGCATTTTCCAGCCGCAGTGAACCTCCCCCAGCAGATCGATCTGGTGCTGCAGCGTGCGCCCAGAGGCGTCCTTGCCGGTGTCGTGGTTGCCAAGGATGCAGGCCACCGGCATGGGCAGTTGGCGCAGCAGGGCCGGAATCCGCTGCTGACCATCGCTGAGGTCGCCCACCACGAGCAGCGCATCGGGGGCCAGGCAGTCAAGCAGCGCATGGTCGCTGTGGTCCCATTCACCGTGCAGGTCTCCGGCGATGGCAATGCGGAGCGTTTTCCCCCCGCCGGATACCGCCATCACTGCTGCCTAGGCTCATGCCATCCTGCATCAGCTGAGGCCCCCGGTTGGTTTTCACCGCCACCCAGAACTACGCACCGCACGATCTGCCCGCCGCGATCAGCGCCCTGAAGCAGGAGCGCAAGGCCGTGATCCTGGCGCACTACTACCAAGACGAAGCCGTTCAGGACATCGCCGACTTCATCGGCGACTCGCTGGAGCTCTCTCGCAAGGCCGCCGCCACCGACGCCGAGGTGATCGTTTTTTGTGGCGTCCACTTCATGGCGGAGACCGCCAAGATCCTCAGCCCGGACAAAACCGTGCTGCTGCCAGATCTGGAGGCCGGCTGCTCGTTGGCGGATGCCTGCCCGGCCGAGGAGTTTGCCGCCTTCCGCGCCGAGCACCCCGACCACATCGCCGTGAGCTACATCAACTGCTCAGCGGCGGTGAAAGCCCTCAGCGACCTGATCTGCACCAGCAGTAACGCGGTGGATCTGGTGAAGCAGCTGCCAGCCGACCGGCCGATCCTGTTTGCCCCCGACCAAAACCTGGGCCGCTGGGTGCAGCGCCAAAGCGGCCGCGAGCTCACCCTCTGGCCAGGCAGCTGCATCGTGCATGAAACCTTCAGCGAGCAAGCCCTGCTGCAGTTGAAACTCGAGCACCCGGAGGCTGAGGTACTGGCCCATCCCGAGTGCCAGCAACACCTGCTGGACTTGGCCGACTTCATCGGCTCCACCAGCGCCCTGCTGCGCCGCGCCGAGGCCAGCCCGGCCACCAGCTTCATCGTGCTCACCGAGCCGGGGATCCTGCACCAGATGCTGCTGAAGCTGCCCCATAAGACATTTTTCGAGGTGCCCGGCGCCGACGGCTGCAGCTGCAACGCCTGCCCTTACATGCGTCTCAACACCCTGGAAAAAGTGTGGCAGAGCCTCGATCGAATGGAGCCTGAAATCGTGATGGATGAGGCGCTGCGGCTAAGGGCCCTGGCTCCGATCGAAAAGATGCTGGCCATGAGCCGCTGAGCCCGCCGCCAGGGCAGACATCTAAACAGAGAAGTCGCCTTAGGGAAGGCTCCCTAAGGTGCCCGGACCGGGCTATTGGCCACCCATGCGCAGCGCCACCTTCGTCAATGGCGACTCCATGCCCCTGCTAGGGCTTGGCACCTGGAAATCGGCTCCGGGTGAAGTGGGGGCCGCGGTGCGGGAGGCCATCCGGCTGGGCTACCGCCACATCGACTGCGCCAGCGTTTACGGCAACGAGCCAGAGGTGGGCGAGGCGCTCCGCGGCGCCATCGAAGCCGGCGAGGTGAAGCGGGAGGAGCTGTGGATCACCTCCAAGCTCTGGTGCAAAGACCATGGACGCGACAACGTCGCAGCGGCGCTGCGCCGCAGCCTCACCGATCTCGGCCTGGCGTGGCTGGATCTTTACCTGATC from Cyanobium sp. Tous-M-B4 harbors:
- a CDS encoding SDR family oxidoreductase; this translates as MSLVAVTGASGKTGWRVVDEALKRGLAVRAIVRPGSVLPAALAEAEQQGRLDVRRLDLSATEALHAALSGCDSLVIATGARPSVDLAGPLKVDAFGVRDQIRACQAVGLKRVVLVSSLCAGRWQHPLNLFGLILVWKRLGERWLEESGLDWTVVRPGGLSEDDSRSEREGVVYSGPNQQESSSLPRRLVARVCLEALETPAASGRIIEITSSPTQQPQALNQWLESAIPAPG
- a CDS encoding SAM-dependent methyltransferase, whose amino-acid sequence is MSLPPWLLQRFEAAGGAVPFRTYVEWVLHDPLHGAYGAGRLRIGPAGDFATAPSLGPDFAALLAPQLAEWLIALAAAPGPLALVEAGPGEGSLALQLAEELVVGWPQLAQRLGLVLVEPNEGMAARQRALLQDCPLPCRWASFADLAASPLRGVVLAHEVLDALAVERIEWDGALWRQQMVALHEGPEAEPSLRLEPGAPLEPAAAAQLEPLGLLPPSPQRPPGWCSELHPGLAPWLGECAAAVAEGQLLVIDYALEAWRYYAPQRSGGTLMAYRGQQASGDPLLEPGAWDLTAHLCIESVDAAAAASGWQPLGQCRQGQALLALGLAERLHGLQQEAPAALATVLARREVLLRLVDPVALGDFRWLAYGRGGTPELPSFSREPGSLTPATG
- a CDS encoding TPM domain-containing protein, whose product is MGRAWNAVLPALVSLLLVLACWLGVGIAPAQAYDNPDLLPDHPTPVIDLAKALTDGQRISLEENLTRFEADTGWKLRVLTQYDRTPGQAVKDFWNLDERSLLLVADERGGNLLNFNVGDALFALMPRTYWVELQTRFGNQYYVRDNGQDAAIVDALAAVEICLERGGCQVVPGLPREQWLLTLSTSVLGGLVAGFASYPRKEGRKVEWAWVLLLSPLWLILFGALGLGPILTRTNDLLPVARNTLAFLGAALGAYLVAGATVGKARLKDADQG
- a CDS encoding glycoside hydrolase family 104 protein; translated protein: MTLPSICFRSALALAVGLGTLSLAAPVAQASELLQSSELLQASGASQPSFPTAMALPPPPVRIFAITAERRALLNTIRYAEGTWADGDDIGYRIMFGGGLMPSLERHPDRVVRTARYASAAAGAYQFMPFTWNMVSRSLGIAAFGPQVQDQGAIYLIQRRGALALADQGVFSPLLAAKLAPEWASFPTLAGRSFYGQPVKRFHDLKRFYDDNLSRLRDQQSLVTAKIETKPACAPAGSLRCQLEALEKLGPRSRSQNPG
- a CDS encoding TIGR04168 family protein, which codes for MAVSGGGKTLRIAIAGDLHGEWDHSDHALLDCLAPDALLVVGDLSDGQQRIPALLRQLPMPVACILGNHDTGKDASGRTLQHQIDLLGEVHCGWKMRALSPPDLAVVGGRPATAGGGFKLSRAVQAAFGPVSLQESADRITAAAATAPPDWPLVLLSHSGPSGLGSDAASPCGRDWKPPACDWGDLDLALAIRQIRLNRPVPLVVFGHMHHALRRGQGDRQSFCRDRAGTSYLNTACVPRHGTDGAGQALRHFSWVELVGQEVVSASHRWFGLGGELLYEERLWTAPNPAANPAPELTPC
- the nadA gene encoding quinolinate synthase NadA codes for the protein MVFTATQNYAPHDLPAAISALKQERKAVILAHYYQDEAVQDIADFIGDSLELSRKAAATDAEVIVFCGVHFMAETAKILSPDKTVLLPDLEAGCSLADACPAEEFAAFRAEHPDHIAVSYINCSAAVKALSDLICTSSNAVDLVKQLPADRPILFAPDQNLGRWVQRQSGRELTLWPGSCIVHETFSEQALLQLKLEHPEAEVLAHPECQQHLLDLADFIGSTSALLRRAEASPATSFIVLTEPGILHQMLLKLPHKTFFEVPGADGCSCNACPYMRLNTLEKVWQSLDRMEPEIVMDEALRLRALAPIEKMLAMSR